In a single window of the Acetivibrio clariflavus DSM 19732 genome:
- a CDS encoding YfbM family protein, with amino-acid sequence MSCRGVLFAIKPSESKKLRNCKDDDELVDYIQENIEEEWDEDWLCETDKAWDAIHRCFADGKLELFGGKAPLNSIIFGGEILNTEPYYYVSLKNNDLVKEIAKEVSSISKEKLRELYYQIADDYAEELNEEDFEYMWEWFECIKEFYEKVAKTNRDVIFTVDQ; translated from the coding sequence ATGTCTTGTCGAGGAGTACTTTTTGCAATTAAACCGTCTGAGTCCAAAAAATTAAGAAATTGTAAAGATGATGATGAATTGGTTGATTACATTCAAGAGAATATTGAGGAAGAATGGGATGAAGATTGGTTATGTGAGACTGATAAGGCCTGGGATGCAATACATAGATGCTTTGCTGATGGGAAACTTGAACTGTTTGGTGGGAAAGCACCTTTAAATTCTATAATTTTCGGCGGTGAGATTTTAAATACTGAACCGTATTACTATGTATCATTAAAAAATAATGACTTGGTTAAGGAAATAGCAAAAGAAGTCTCATCAATAAGCAAGGAGAAGTTGAGGGAGTTATATTACCAAATTGCTGATGATTATGCAGAAGAGCTGAATGAAGAGGATTTTGAGTATATGTGGGAATGGTTTGAATGTATTAAGGAGTTTTATGAGAAGGTTGCAAAAACCAATAGAGATGTCATATTTACAGTTGACCAATAG
- a CDS encoding IS110 family transposase — MNFRPIAGIDVGKFFSEMAILSPTNEVVARMKIHHDSNTDVERAVELLNKTEKDFASRPFIVMESTGHYHKILFHSLCKAGFEVSVTNPIQTDSIKNIGIRKVKNDKVDARKIALLYRFQELKSTNIPNEDIECLRSLCRQYYKLSDELTAYKNRLTGIVDQLMLNFKDVFSNIFSKAAMAVLEEYPTPAHILKADRNKLISLIQKKSRKSLKWSTAKYELLVSKARDFAPLSIHNASNVIMLGVYISMIKTLEESLEKVLKSIRLLIAEDMAKDMPMLALTLELLQSLPGIGLLSAATILAEIGDFSAFKKPGKLVAYFGVDPSVMQSGEFTGTRNKMSKRGSRLLRRVLFTIALANIRTKRDKTACNPVLLEFYQQKCQSKPKKVALGAVMRKLVCIIFAVLRDRKPYQLRSPQEHAQMLAAKHTAA; from the coding sequence ATGAATTTCAGACCCATTGCAGGAATTGATGTGGGTAAGTTCTTCAGTGAAATGGCGATTCTTTCTCCTACCAATGAAGTGGTTGCCCGCATGAAGATTCACCATGATTCCAATACCGACGTTGAAAGAGCCGTTGAATTGCTTAATAAAACGGAAAAAGATTTTGCTTCAAGGCCTTTCATAGTCATGGAATCCACCGGGCACTATCACAAAATCCTTTTCCATTCACTTTGTAAAGCTGGATTTGAGGTTTCGGTAACAAACCCCATCCAAACTGATTCTATCAAAAATATTGGAATCAGAAAAGTGAAAAATGATAAAGTGGATGCCCGGAAAATTGCCCTACTCTATAGATTTCAGGAACTTAAGTCAACCAACATCCCCAATGAGGATATTGAGTGCCTAAGGAGCCTATGTCGCCAGTACTACAAACTGAGTGATGAGCTTACCGCCTACAAAAACAGGCTTACCGGTATTGTTGACCAACTCATGCTTAACTTCAAGGATGTCTTCTCCAATATATTTTCAAAGGCTGCTATGGCTGTCCTGGAGGAGTATCCTACTCCTGCCCATATTCTTAAGGCTGACAGGAACAAGCTGATTTCACTGATTCAGAAGAAATCCCGCAAAAGTCTCAAATGGTCAACTGCCAAGTATGAGCTTCTGGTCTCCAAGGCCAGAGATTTTGCACCTCTGAGCATTCATAATGCCTCAAATGTTATTATGCTGGGCGTATATATCTCCATGATCAAAACCTTGGAAGAAAGCCTGGAGAAAGTCCTTAAGTCCATTCGTCTACTGATTGCTGAAGATATGGCGAAGGATATGCCCATGCTGGCATTGACGCTTGAACTTTTGCAGAGCCTGCCAGGTATAGGCCTTCTCTCTGCTGCTACTATTCTTGCGGAGATTGGAGACTTTTCAGCCTTTAAAAAGCCAGGCAAGCTGGTTGCTTATTTCGGCGTTGACCCCTCTGTCATGCAGTCCGGAGAGTTTACCGGCACACGGAACAAGATGTCTAAGAGAGGTTCAAGGCTGCTTCGCAGGGTGCTTTTCACAATTGCTCTTGCTAATATCCGTACCAAGCGGGATAAGACAGCTTGCAACCCTGTGCTGCTGGAGTTCTACCAACAAAAATGCCAGAGTAAGCCTAAGAAAGTAGCTTTGGGAGCTGTTATGCGCAAGCTTGTTTGTATCATCTTTGCTGTCCTAAGGGATAGGAAACCTTACCAGTTACGCAGCCCCCAGGAACACGCTCAAATGCTTGCAGCAAAGCATACAGCAGCTTGA
- a CDS encoding transglutaminase-like domain-containing protein, producing MNIKKSIKIISMFIIIAFCLTFGLPLQQVVALETVVENKLAVETGIPFERPETVTNLGAFADLMSTHINNMKECLENNDQAQFKKELKNAISSLEKIKEDISKELLENKSILDKLNATIAKARFESFKREIDAKINTFTTLFKDLESIANNEKLDEGNIEDLKIKLDEIEKQVSQEQPAQPLGNSLPHQNASIKPEEPIIGNEPSSTSVVKSRSAVYEVLPSTSVEEDLAETPETVLSEKAKKLADTFNTPVEIYEYVRNNIDFEPYYGSRKGAVGTFNQLSGNDYDQASLLIAMLRYKGIPARYVKGTIELPIDQAMEWTGAQDADAAVKVLGALGNPTVAVVSGGKIVAVRTEHVWVEAYLPYKSYNRLGVGKGNRIWMPLDPSFKQYEVVEGLDFNEIAGVTVEQIKEAFTLDADRSEDGDVIKNVNFDKMDSFLEEVTKKIEKYVSENNLDDSYLKDLLKGKKIEPENLGVLQLSLPYKVVTTIAKTNKIYDTDSEKIGFSISGNDLFDLSYGGSNQFNVEFKAVELYGKRITLLWVPATAEDKSIIDSYGGLYKTPTYMIQLKPQLIVDGRVVAEGSAVGFANKQQFKITMKHVGRPAEEITNTVIAGGIYSVSLDLGKIDGEELDIIKERIEKVKDIATENNIYTDEVMGEILNSVGKAYFAQLDAINSVIARAMNVSAVRQVSEAMTGYQPDVKYMFGVPVEVSGGYFYIDVDHDVAGVTSLDNNRENEVAYMLNSGIVGSSMEHVIHEQIFKVPSVSAIKIISEANSRGIPVYAISKDNIDKINELNVSSNVKADIRNSVNSGKIVIIPQEEIRYYDWYGTGYIVMDPETGSAGYMISGGIAGGSIGKTVIVTLIGIATLILGIIDVITLVGAIMAATNPLLLILYFALYAVSLYAVFDTINSIIMYWETGDFKYAKKLAVDLFVELATMGLFKIIKKFAPAIENLFEGLFKQMDKVIEFEAKHGKEITEAIIRISGEEALEHADELIDALKRSGIADDVVEKFAKRGGLNALKELAEFQAKHGNDILEAIVKLNGEGALKHADELIDGLKRSGLGDDLVENIAKHGGTEALQEVAEILPRLKELGATDEVIDVIARAEGVKALDTLENLLYRGFNSSDIVTLSKYGIQTTDYAAKGITYSKVAENVSRMLNSPADYVDLYRAVGPDEFYDIINTNRFNVVEHAYSGKQFGFSFDEILELTDSLPESAAIFKARIPKDVFVKLDFTPLDTFTLKSGSLTVPGDLLEIFNNNLIDLQHVF from the coding sequence ATGAATATTAAAAAGTCAATTAAAATAATTTCAATGTTTATTATTATAGCCTTTTGTCTTACTTTCGGATTACCATTACAGCAAGTTGTAGCATTAGAAACTGTTGTAGAAAACAAGTTGGCTGTTGAAACGGGTATCCCCTTTGAAAGGCCGGAAACTGTTACTAATCTGGGTGCTTTTGCAGATTTGATGAGTACTCATATAAATAATATGAAAGAGTGTCTGGAAAACAATGACCAGGCACAATTTAAGAAAGAGCTTAAGAATGCAATAAGCAGTTTGGAAAAAATCAAGGAAGATATTTCTAAAGAACTGCTTGAGAATAAAAGTATACTGGATAAGCTGAATGCGACTATAGCTAAGGCAAGATTTGAAAGTTTTAAAAGGGAAATAGATGCAAAAATTAATACTTTCACAACATTATTCAAAGATTTGGAAAGTATAGCAAATAATGAAAAGCTGGATGAAGGAAACATTGAAGATCTAAAAATAAAGCTTGATGAGATTGAAAAGCAAGTTTCACAAGAACAACCGGCTCAGCCGCTAGGAAATTCGCTTCCTCATCAAAATGCAAGCATAAAGCCGGAGGAGCCCATTATCGGAAATGAGCCTTCTTCAACATCTGTGGTGAAAAGCAGATCTGCGGTATATGAGGTATTACCGTCTACATCAGTTGAAGAAGATCTTGCAGAGACACCGGAGACTGTTTTAAGCGAAAAAGCTAAAAAACTGGCTGATACCTTTAATACACCTGTAGAAATATATGAGTATGTACGTAACAATATTGACTTTGAACCATACTATGGTTCAAGAAAGGGTGCTGTCGGTACTTTTAATCAATTGAGCGGTAATGATTACGATCAGGCTTCACTCCTTATTGCCATGCTCAGATATAAAGGAATACCTGCAAGATATGTGAAAGGTACAATTGAATTACCAATAGATCAGGCAATGGAATGGACTGGAGCTCAGGATGCAGATGCAGCCGTTAAGGTTTTAGGTGCTCTTGGAAATCCCACGGTAGCTGTAGTATCGGGAGGAAAAATTGTTGCAGTTCGTACCGAGCATGTATGGGTTGAAGCTTATCTGCCATATAAGAGCTATAACAGACTTGGAGTAGGAAAAGGAAACAGGATATGGATGCCCCTAGATCCGAGCTTCAAACAGTATGAAGTGGTTGAGGGATTGGATTTTAATGAGATTGCAGGAGTTACGGTAGAACAGATAAAAGAAGCGTTTACGCTTGATGCCGACAGATCCGAAGATGGAGACGTAATAAAAAATGTAAATTTTGATAAAATGGATTCTTTTTTAGAAGAAGTAACTAAGAAGATCGAAAAGTATGTGTCAGAAAACAATTTGGATGACTCATATTTAAAAGATTTGTTAAAGGGTAAAAAGATTGAGCCGGAAAATCTGGGAGTACTTCAGCTATCTTTGCCTTATAAGGTAGTAACAACTATTGCAAAAACAAATAAGATTTACGATACAGACAGCGAAAAAATAGGATTTTCAATAAGCGGAAATGATCTTTTTGATCTGAGTTATGGCGGAAGCAACCAGTTTAATGTTGAGTTCAAAGCTGTTGAACTTTATGGAAAGAGAATAACACTTTTATGGGTACCGGCTACTGCTGAGGATAAAAGTATTATTGACAGTTATGGTGGACTATATAAAACACCGACATATATGATTCAGTTAAAGCCTCAACTCATAGTAGACGGTAGAGTTGTAGCAGAAGGCAGTGCAGTCGGTTTTGCAAATAAGCAGCAATTTAAAATAACAATGAAGCATGTAGGTAGACCGGCAGAAGAAATAACCAATACTGTAATCGCCGGAGGTATTTACAGTGTTTCCCTTGATCTTGGAAAGATTGATGGAGAAGAATTGGATATAATTAAGGAAAGAATTGAAAAGGTAAAAGATATTGCTACAGAAAACAATATATACACCGACGAAGTGATGGGGGAAATTTTAAATAGTGTCGGTAAAGCATATTTTGCTCAGCTTGATGCCATAAACTCTGTGATAGCAAGAGCTATGAATGTTTCTGCTGTACGTCAGGTAAGTGAAGCTATGACAGGATATCAGCCTGATGTTAAATATATGTTTGGTGTTCCTGTCGAAGTAAGCGGAGGGTATTTCTATATAGATGTAGATCATGATGTAGCCGGAGTTACAAGTCTTGATAACAATAGAGAAAATGAAGTAGCATACATGCTCAACAGCGGTATAGTCGGTTCTAGCATGGAGCATGTGATACATGAACAAATATTCAAAGTTCCGTCTGTTTCGGCAATAAAGATTATATCGGAAGCTAATTCAAGAGGTATTCCTGTATATGCCATATCTAAGGATAATATTGATAAAATAAATGAACTCAATGTGTCGTCGAATGTCAAAGCTGATATAAGAAACTCTGTAAACAGCGGCAAAATAGTAATTATTCCTCAAGAGGAAATCCGTTATTATGACTGGTATGGAACAGGATATATTGTTATGGATCCTGAAACAGGTAGTGCCGGTTATATGATAAGCGGCGGAATTGCCGGGGGATCAATAGGTAAGACAGTAATAGTTACTTTGATAGGTATTGCAACTCTGATTTTGGGAATAATTGACGTGATTACACTTGTTGGGGCAATAATGGCTGCTACTAATCCATTGCTGCTGATTTTATATTTTGCTTTATATGCGGTAAGTTTATATGCAGTATTTGATACAATTAACAGTATAATAATGTATTGGGAAACCGGCGATTTCAAATATGCTAAAAAACTGGCTGTGGATCTATTTGTAGAGCTTGCCACGATGGGATTATTTAAAATTATCAAAAAGTTTGCTCCAGCTATAGAGAATCTCTTCGAAGGCCTCTTTAAACAAATGGATAAAGTTATAGAGTTCGAAGCAAAGCATGGTAAAGAAATAACTGAAGCAATTATCAGGATAAGCGGAGAAGAAGCATTGGAACATGCCGATGAATTGATCGATGCACTCAAAAGATCTGGAATTGCAGATGATGTTGTAGAGAAGTTTGCAAAACGTGGAGGATTAAATGCTTTAAAGGAACTGGCTGAATTCCAGGCTAAGCATGGTAACGATATTCTTGAAGCCATTGTTAAGTTGAATGGTGAAGGAGCGTTAAAACATGCGGATGAATTGATTGATGGACTAAAAAGATCCGGACTTGGTGATGACTTAGTAGAAAACATAGCAAAACATGGAGGAACAGAAGCTTTACAGGAAGTAGCTGAGATTTTACCTAGACTAAAAGAGCTTGGAGCTACGGATGAGGTTATTGATGTAATTGCAAGAGCAGAGGGAGTTAAGGCTTTAGATACATTAGAAAATTTATTGTATAGAGGCTTTAATAGTTCTGATATCGTAACATTAAGTAAATATGGAATACAGACAACTGACTATGCAGCTAAAGGAATAACTTACTCAAAAGTTGCGGAAAACGTTTCAAGAATGCTGAATTCACCCGCAGACTATGTAGATCTTTATCGTGCTGTTGGACCTGATGAATTTTACGATATTATTAATACAAATAGATTCAATGTTGTTGAACATGCTTATTCAGGTAAGCAATTTGGTTTCTCGTTTGATGAAATACTGGAATTAACAGATAGTCTTCCTGAATCGGCAGCAATTTTTAAAGCAAGAATACCAAAAGATGTATTTGTAAAATTAGATTTTACACCATTGGATACATTTACTTTAAAGAGCGGTTCACTTACAGTACCAGGAGATTTATTGGAAATATTTAACAATAACTTGATTGATTTACAGCATGTATTTTAA